One region of Streptococcus salivarius genomic DNA includes:
- a CDS encoding DUF4352 domain-containing protein — protein sequence MLFLDLKIKKSKDIPTYKMSETFKIADVEYTIHSKEVAQNVGGEFGMNAKGSYLILNVTVKNNGTKAITVSDSDFKLVKDKTEYKTDSTAGIYANDDANLFFTSVNPENEVTGNVVFDLNPDTISDTNLKLKVDAGFGNSNKAFVTINE from the coding sequence ATGTTATTTTTGGATTTAAAAATAAAAAAAAGTAAGGACATTCCTACTTATAAGATGTCAGAAACTTTTAAAATTGCAGATGTAGAATACACAATTCATTCTAAAGAAGTCGCACAAAATGTAGGTGGCGAATTTGGTATGAATGCAAAAGGTTCATATCTTATTCTAAACGTAACTGTAAAAAATAACGGTACTAAGGCTATTACAGTATCTGATTCTGACTTTAAGTTAGTTAAAGATAAAACAGAGTATAAAACTGATTCAACCGCAGGAATCTATGCAAATGATGATGCAAATCTTTTCTTTACCAGTGTTAATCCAGAAAATGAAGTGACTGGTAATGTTGTTTTTGATTTGAATCCAGATACAATCTCTGATACTAATTTGAAATTAAAAGTTGATGCTGGATTTGGAAACTCAAATAAAGCATTTGTGACAATCAACGAATAG
- a CDS encoding sensor histidine kinase: MEGLLIVLIGLLLGATTCLVRYYLAVKSLSKQIEEKLVEESHRRITLKNQPKSLVTLTNQVESLFTQIEKTKLVALQEKKTMDMAISNIAHDIRTPLTVASGYAQQSLRSSSEDDMAMEKISKNLMTVSKRLEALLEYRRLTEGAIQPQFQDLDFSQLVVKSILPYYDMFQETGITLDIQVAPDIRCEMDADIFDRLFQNIISNVLKHGKTQAQLTLEKVEDDIYLSVSNMVQQPIQHLDQLTTRFYSENLSDTEDSSGLGLYITEHLVQVLGGELHLAYENEWFYLTVRL; this comes from the coding sequence ATGGAAGGACTGCTTATTGTATTGATAGGACTTCTTCTGGGAGCGACTACCTGTCTAGTTCGTTACTATTTGGCTGTGAAATCTCTCTCAAAGCAGATTGAAGAAAAGCTAGTTGAAGAAAGTCATAGACGGATTACTCTTAAAAACCAACCAAAATCTTTAGTCACCCTAACCAATCAGGTTGAGTCTCTCTTTACCCAAATTGAAAAGACTAAGCTTGTCGCTCTTCAGGAAAAGAAAACCATGGACATGGCTATCAGTAATATTGCCCATGATATACGAACGCCACTGACAGTAGCCAGCGGCTATGCTCAGCAAAGTCTTCGAAGTAGTAGTGAAGATGACATGGCTATGGAGAAGATCTCTAAAAATCTAATGACTGTTTCAAAGCGTTTGGAAGCCTTGTTGGAATATCGACGATTAACAGAGGGTGCTATCCAACCACAATTTCAAGACCTGGACTTTTCTCAACTTGTGGTTAAGTCTATCCTGCCTTACTATGACATGTTTCAGGAGACAGGGATTACACTAGATATTCAAGTAGCCCCTGACATCCGATGTGAAATGGATGCTGATATTTTTGACCGCCTATTTCAGAATATTATCAGTAACGTTCTAAAACACGGTAAGACTCAAGCTCAACTGACATTAGAGAAAGTGGAAGATGACATTTATTTGTCAGTTAGTAATATGGTACAACAGCCGATACAGCATCTGGACCAACTAACGACCCGCTTTTACTCTGAAAACCTGTCAGACACCGAGGATTCCTCTGGACTTGGACTTTATATCACCGAACACTTAGTCCAAGTCTTAGGGGGTGAGTTGCATCTGGCCTATGAGAATGAATGGTTCTATTTAACTGTGAGATTATGA